In the genome of Desulfofarcimen acetoxidans DSM 771, one region contains:
- a CDS encoding pro-sigmaK processing inhibitor BofA family protein: MEKEFIYWGLLGFTGIYLVSTVFYKPVKYLMRICFYFIIGGFLLVLVNFALKHLGLQLAINPLTMLTAGLLQLPGVILLLILNYLIM, translated from the coding sequence TTGGAAAAGGAATTTATTTATTGGGGACTGCTGGGTTTTACCGGTATTTATCTTGTAAGCACTGTATTCTATAAACCGGTTAAATATCTGATGCGCATTTGTTTCTATTTTATTATAGGTGGTTTTTTATTGGTGCTTGTGAACTTCGCACTAAAGCATTTAGGACTGCAGCTTGCAATAAATCCGCTTACTATGCTGACAGCGGGTTTATTGCAATTGCCAGGGGTTATTTTATTGTTAATACTTAATTATCTTATCATGTAA
- the nifJ gene encoding pyruvate:ferredoxin (flavodoxin) oxidoreductase, protein MAKVTKTMDGNEAAAYMSYAFTEVAAIYPITPSSLMAELVDEWSAYGKRNIFGQPLKVVEMQSEGGAAGAVHGSLAAGTLTTTYTCSQGLLLMVPNMYKISGELLPGVFHVTARAIAGHALSIFGDHQDVMACRPTGFAILASSSVQEAMDMAGVAHLSAIKGRMPFMHFFDGFRTSHEIQKIEVINYEDMAKLVDYEALKEFKSRGLNPEHPVVRGSAQNPDIYFQGKEAANSYYQKVPSIVEGYMQEIGKITGRQYKLFDYYGAADAEYVIVAMGSVCETIEETIDYLLSKGEKVGVVKVRLYRPFSVEHFLAVMPGTVKKIAVMDRTKEHGSVGEPLYLDVVNVFYKKENKPLIVGGRYGLGSKDTTPSQIIAVFNNLKQDDPKDRFTVGILDDVTYTSLPEEPLVDTSAEGTICCKFWGLGSDGTVGANKSAIKIIGDHTDLYAQGYFAYDSKKSGGSTISHLRFGKNPIKSTYLVINSDYTACHNSAYIYKYDVLKGLKKNGTFVLNCQWSQEELEEKLPAKVKRFVAENNINFYIIDAVKIAQEIGLGGHINMIMQSAFFKLANVIPVEDAVKYLKDSIEKSYGKKGDNIVDMNFAAVDRGIDALVKVNVPADWAGVQDEAEVEQNEPDFIKNILRLMVKNEGDSLPVSAFMERVDGSLPVGSSAYEKRGIAVMVPEWQPDNCIQCNQCSFVCPHAAIRPFLLNSEEAAKAPATFITKAAKGKGLEELGLQYRMQVSTLDCTGCGNCVETCPAKEKALVLKSADEQNSEQVANWGFAATVSIKDKLLDPKTLKGSQFKQPLFEFSGACPGCGETPYIKLITQLFGDRMMIANATGCSSIYGASSPAIPYTTNSEGKGPSWANSLFEDNAEFGFGMYLGVKQTRDKLAGLMKQVVETSDSDVLKEACHEWLAGMNEAEASKAAASKLLAVLEGIDYSGNKAIEEIVEKKDYLVKKSQWILGGDGWAYDIGFGGLDHVLASGENVNVLVMDTEVYSNTGGQSSKATPTGAVAKFAASGKKIKKKDMGLMAMSYGYIYVAQIALGANMSQALKAIAEAEAYDGPSLIIAYAPCINHGIKSGMGTSTAEMKKAVAAGYWHLYRYNPILKDQGKNPFILDSKEPQDSYKEFLTGEVRYASLQQTFPDIAEKLFEAAEQDSKERLANYKRLAGE, encoded by the coding sequence ATGGCAAAGGTTACAAAGACTATGGATGGAAATGAAGCAGCTGCGTATATGTCCTATGCCTTTACAGAGGTAGCAGCAATCTATCCTATTACCCCGTCTTCTTTAATGGCAGAGCTGGTGGATGAGTGGTCTGCTTATGGTAAGAGGAACATATTCGGACAACCTTTGAAAGTTGTGGAAATGCAGTCTGAGGGTGGAGCCGCCGGTGCAGTGCACGGTTCCCTGGCTGCCGGGACATTGACGACCACGTATACTTGCTCACAAGGCTTGCTGTTGATGGTTCCCAATATGTATAAAATTTCCGGCGAACTGCTTCCCGGCGTTTTTCATGTTACAGCCAGGGCGATAGCGGGACACGCTTTGTCAATTTTTGGTGATCACCAGGATGTAATGGCCTGTCGGCCGACCGGTTTTGCTATTTTGGCTTCTTCCAGTGTACAGGAAGCCATGGATATGGCCGGTGTCGCACATTTATCAGCTATTAAAGGCAGGATGCCGTTTATGCATTTCTTTGACGGTTTCCGGACTTCCCATGAAATCCAAAAAATTGAAGTGATAAATTATGAAGATATGGCTAAGCTGGTTGATTATGAGGCATTAAAAGAATTTAAGTCCAGGGGATTAAATCCTGAGCATCCTGTGGTAAGGGGCTCGGCTCAAAACCCGGATATCTATTTTCAGGGTAAAGAAGCTGCCAACAGTTATTATCAAAAAGTACCTTCTATAGTAGAAGGCTATATGCAGGAAATCGGCAAGATTACAGGCCGTCAATATAAGCTCTTTGATTACTATGGCGCGGCTGACGCCGAGTATGTAATAGTAGCCATGGGTTCGGTATGTGAAACAATCGAAGAAACAATTGACTACTTATTGAGCAAGGGTGAAAAAGTTGGGGTTGTTAAAGTACGCCTCTACCGTCCTTTTTCAGTAGAGCACTTTTTAGCTGTCATGCCTGGCACGGTAAAGAAAATTGCTGTAATGGACAGAACCAAGGAACATGGTTCTGTTGGTGAACCCTTGTATCTGGATGTTGTTAATGTATTCTATAAGAAAGAAAATAAGCCGCTGATTGTTGGCGGTCGCTATGGTCTGGGTTCTAAAGATACCACTCCTTCCCAAATAATAGCAGTATTTAATAACCTGAAACAGGATGATCCTAAGGATCGCTTTACTGTCGGCATTTTAGATGATGTTACTTACACATCACTGCCGGAAGAGCCCCTGGTTGATACCAGTGCTGAAGGTACTATTTGCTGTAAATTCTGGGGTTTGGGATCAGACGGAACGGTTGGTGCCAACAAGTCTGCTATTAAAATTATTGGTGACCACACGGACTTATATGCTCAAGGTTATTTTGCCTATGACAGTAAGAAGTCCGGCGGTTCGACTATTTCTCATTTGAGATTTGGGAAAAACCCGATTAAGTCAACTTATCTGGTAATAAATTCCGATTATACTGCCTGCCATAACAGTGCTTATATTTATAAATATGATGTACTGAAGGGTTTAAAGAAAAACGGTACTTTTGTACTCAACTGCCAGTGGAGTCAGGAAGAGTTGGAAGAAAAACTTCCGGCTAAGGTTAAAAGGTTTGTAGCCGAAAACAATATTAATTTCTATATTATTGATGCCGTTAAGATTGCCCAGGAAATCGGATTGGGTGGTCACATTAACATGATTATGCAGTCAGCTTTCTTTAAATTGGCCAATGTAATTCCGGTAGAAGATGCTGTTAAATATCTGAAAGATTCTATAGAGAAGTCTTATGGTAAAAAAGGCGACAATATTGTTGATATGAACTTTGCGGCGGTAGATCGCGGTATCGACGCTCTGGTCAAAGTTAATGTACCGGCAGATTGGGCCGGTGTGCAGGATGAAGCAGAAGTTGAACAGAATGAGCCTGATTTTATCAAGAATATTTTACGATTAATGGTTAAAAACGAGGGCGACTCCCTTCCGGTTAGTGCCTTTATGGAAAGAGTTGACGGCAGTTTGCCGGTAGGATCTTCCGCTTATGAAAAACGGGGTATTGCTGTAATGGTGCCGGAGTGGCAGCCGGATAATTGTATCCAGTGCAATCAGTGCTCTTTTGTGTGCCCTCACGCAGCCATAAGGCCGTTTTTGCTGAACAGTGAAGAAGCTGCAAAGGCACCGGCAACTTTTATAACTAAGGCTGCAAAAGGCAAAGGGTTGGAGGAACTGGGACTGCAGTATCGCATGCAGGTAAGCACTCTGGATTGTACCGGCTGCGGAAACTGTGTAGAAACCTGTCCGGCTAAGGAGAAGGCCTTGGTTCTGAAGTCTGCGGATGAGCAAAACAGCGAGCAGGTAGCTAACTGGGGGTTTGCCGCAACTGTCAGTATCAAGGATAAATTACTCGATCCTAAGACACTTAAAGGCAGCCAGTTTAAACAGCCTTTGTTTGAGTTCAGCGGAGCCTGTCCCGGTTGCGGTGAGACTCCTTATATAAAACTTATAACACAATTATTCGGTGACAGGATGATGATTGCCAATGCGACAGGCTGTTCCTCTATTTATGGGGCCAGTTCTCCTGCTATACCGTATACAACTAATTCTGAAGGCAAAGGCCCCTCCTGGGCAAACTCACTGTTTGAAGATAATGCGGAATTTGGTTTCGGCATGTATCTAGGAGTTAAGCAGACCAGAGATAAATTGGCTGGCTTAATGAAACAAGTAGTAGAGACTTCCGACAGCGACGTATTAAAAGAAGCCTGTCATGAGTGGTTGGCCGGCATGAATGAAGCCGAAGCTTCCAAGGCTGCCGCGTCTAAACTGCTGGCTGTTCTGGAAGGTATTGATTATAGCGGCAATAAGGCTATTGAGGAAATTGTAGAGAAGAAGGATTATTTGGTTAAGAAGTCCCAGTGGATTCTCGGCGGTGACGGCTGGGCTTATGATATCGGTTTTGGCGGTTTGGATCATGTATTGGCCAGTGGGGAAAATGTAAATGTATTGGTAATGGATACAGAAGTTTACTCCAATACCGGCGGACAGTCTTCCAAGGCTACTCCTACCGGAGCAGTTGCCAAATTTGCGGCCTCAGGCAAAAAGATTAAAAAGAAAGACATGGGCTTAATGGCTATGAGTTATGGCTATATCTATGTGGCTCAGATAGCTCTGGGTGCCAACATGAGCCAGGCCTTAAAGGCTATTGCAGAAGCTGAAGCCTATGACGGTCCGTCCTTAATTATTGCTTATGCTCCTTGCATTAACCATGGCATCAAGTCCGGTATGGGTACCAGTACAGCAGAAATGAAAAAGGCTGTGGCAGCGGGCTACTGGCACCTTTACAGATATAATCCGATACTTAAAGATCAGGGTAAAAACCCGTTCATTCTGGATTCTAAGGAGCCTCAAGATTCTTACAAGGAGTTCCTTACCGGTGAGGTACGGTATGCTTCCTTGCAGCAGACTTTCCCGGATATTGCGGAGAAACTGTTTGAAGCGGCTGAACAAGACTCTAAGGAGAGATTGGCCAATTATAAACGCTTGGCCGGAGAATAA
- a CDS encoding sigma factor G inhibitor Gin: protein MKCICCNKEKITGYNGVMINKKYICEDCEKQIKTIKIDDPKYNFYINGLKKIWCCGEE from the coding sequence ATGAAATGTATTTGTTGCAATAAGGAAAAAATCACCGGTTATAATGGTGTGATGATTAATAAAAAATACATATGTGAGGATTGTGAGAAGCAAATCAAAACTATCAAAATTGATGATCCAAAATATAATTTTTACATAAATGGCCTTAAAAAGATATGGTGCTGCGGGGAAGAATAA
- a CDS encoding aminotransferase class I/II-fold pyridoxal phosphate-dependent enzyme has protein sequence MLDQKNAPLFDALVRHAKGSVNLHIPAHRQGKAAPDILVQFAGKNIFKIDMTEIPGLDDLHNPQGVIADAQELVADLYGAERSFFLINGTSCGLQALLMSVCGHYDKVILPRNMHRSVMAGLIFSGADPVFIMPEIIPGFNFSAGFTKQNLKKILHEHSGAKSIMAVYPVFYGVGGDIKSIAEIAHEACCPLLVDEAHGAHLAFHPELPEQALALGVDASVQSTHKLGGSLTQSSVLHLKGGFLDFEKVADSLRLVQSTSPSYVLMASLDTARRQLALHGRELLQRALMLSAQTGSLLDEIPYIKVLSDRHLTAQQAGFDGASSNEISTRLPGAEVFDPTRLVINVAESGLSGYYIARLLAERYSVFIEMADALNLIVPVTIGTTEGDCLCLVQALRDIMQKELPHNMDKCVIVNYRAEGFCAALTELPQKAMTPREAWFAKTETTALVKAKNKISAEWVAVYPPGIPLLCPGEIISTDIIDYLRKVRELGLPTQGLADSSLSTVKTVL, from the coding sequence TTGCTGGACCAAAAAAATGCACCGCTCTTTGATGCATTAGTCAGGCATGCTAAAGGGTCGGTAAATTTGCATATACCTGCTCACCGGCAGGGAAAGGCGGCGCCGGATATTCTGGTGCAGTTTGCGGGAAAGAATATTTTCAAAATTGATATGACAGAAATTCCTGGACTTGATGACTTACATAATCCTCAAGGTGTTATAGCAGACGCACAGGAACTGGTTGCCGATTTATATGGTGCTGAGCGTTCTTTTTTTTTAATAAACGGGACTTCCTGCGGGCTTCAGGCTTTATTAATGTCGGTTTGCGGTCATTATGACAAAGTAATCCTGCCGAGAAATATGCACAGGTCGGTAATGGCGGGACTAATTTTTAGCGGGGCTGATCCTGTTTTTATTATGCCGGAGATAATACCGGGGTTTAATTTTTCAGCCGGTTTTACAAAACAAAATTTAAAGAAGATTTTACATGAGCATTCCGGGGCAAAATCTATCATGGCGGTATACCCGGTTTTTTACGGTGTGGGAGGCGATATTAAGTCCATTGCTGAGATTGCACATGAAGCTTGTTGTCCTCTTCTTGTTGATGAGGCACACGGAGCCCATCTGGCCTTTCACCCCGAGCTGCCTGAGCAGGCTCTGGCACTGGGAGTTGACGCCTCGGTGCAGAGCACTCATAAGCTGGGAGGTTCCCTGACGCAGTCATCGGTATTACACTTGAAGGGAGGGTTCTTGGATTTCGAAAAGGTGGCTGACTCGCTGAGACTGGTGCAGTCAACCAGCCCTTCCTACGTGCTTATGGCATCTCTGGATACCGCTCGCCGGCAGCTCGCTCTGCATGGGCGGGAATTGTTGCAGCGCGCTCTTATGCTGTCAGCTCAAACCGGGAGTTTGCTGGATGAAATACCCTATATAAAGGTTTTAAGCGATAGACACCTCACAGCTCAGCAGGCAGGCTTTGATGGTGCTTCATCAAATGAAATTTCAACCCGTTTGCCGGGTGCGGAGGTATTTGACCCGACCCGCCTGGTTATAAATGTGGCCGAGAGTGGTCTGAGCGGGTATTATATAGCCAGGCTGCTGGCGGAGCGCTACAGTGTCTTTATTGAGATGGCAGATGCCCTGAATTTAATCGTGCCGGTGACAATTGGAACAACAGAAGGGGATTGTCTGTGTTTAGTGCAGGCATTAAGAGACATTATGCAGAAAGAGTTGCCGCATAATATGGATAAGTGTGTCATAGTAAATTATCGAGCCGAAGGATTTTGTGCTGCACTGACGGAATTGCCTCAAAAAGCTATGACACCTAGGGAGGCCTGGTTTGCAAAAACCGAGACAACAGCCCTGGTAAAAGCAAAAAATAAAATAAGCGCTGAGTGGGTAGCGGTTTACCCGCCGGGCATACCTTTATTATGTCCGGGAGAAATAATCAGTACTGATATAATTGATTATTTGAGAAAAGTAAGAGAATTGGGTTTGCCGACACAGGGCCTGGCAGACAGCAGTTTGTCCACAGTTAAAACCGTCCTTTGA
- the tmk gene encoding dTMP kinase: MRGVFIVFEGIDGSGKTTQINILYKNLLQHNRIKNQPAGSEYVLLTREPGGTATSELIRNILLNPANDKLCARTEALLYAAARAQHVEERIRPALSSGKIVICDRFIDSSLAYQGYGRGQDLSFLHNLNQLAAGGLKPDLTILLDLPVGAALKRLNNRQVSGIEKDRLESEAVSFYERVREGYLKIAGTGIDNNSAGSGGYLVVNADQELNKVSDRIIDGVGNCLPKLAVQFR; the protein is encoded by the coding sequence ATGCGCGGGGTTTTTATTGTTTTTGAAGGGATAGACGGTTCCGGTAAAACAACACAGATTAATATTTTATATAAAAATTTGCTTCAGCATAATAGAATTAAAAACCAACCGGCAGGTTCTGAATATGTACTATTGACCAGGGAACCCGGAGGCACTGCTACCAGTGAGTTAATCAGGAACATATTGTTGAATCCTGCCAATGACAAGCTGTGTGCCAGAACTGAAGCACTTTTGTATGCTGCGGCCAGAGCACAGCATGTGGAGGAAAGGATTAGGCCCGCTTTATCCAGTGGCAAAATAGTTATATGTGACCGTTTTATTGACTCTTCACTGGCTTACCAGGGGTACGGGCGGGGACAGGACCTGAGCTTTTTGCATAATCTTAATCAACTGGCTGCAGGTGGGTTAAAGCCGGATTTAACGATATTATTGGATCTGCCAGTGGGCGCAGCTTTAAAACGCTTGAACAACCGCCAGGTTAGCGGTATAGAAAAGGATCGCTTGGAGAGTGAAGCTGTTTCTTTTTACGAAAGAGTGAGAGAAGGCTATTTAAAAATTGCAGGTACCGGTATAGATAATAACAGTGCCGGAAGCGGCGGTTATCTTGTTGTAAATGCAGATCAAGAGTTAAATAAAGTAAGTGACCGGATTATAGACGGTGTGGGTAACTGCCTTCCAAAGCTAGCGGTACAGTTTAGATAA
- the holB gene encoding DNA polymerase III subunit delta': MLLSASQDIKTLHLLDNCYPKRSFSMHMFSQIIGHKSLIRGLEQAVATGRVAHAYLFSGQHGVGKKTTALALSASLLCDFNRSGDACGKCTSCRQLVNGNHPDLHIISPDGASIKIEQIRDLQQKARYKSYQNKHQIFIIDQAEGMTREAANCFLKILEEPPEQTVFILISAEPELLLPTVISRCQPMSFKDLGLEEISSLLIQLSGVNQEKAGLAAQMARGSIGRALSYFNDDQQYKLRELVIRLSQSTRRSAISLLLQEVEELLGKKVNIFEMLEMLSLWYRDLLIWKSSHNEKLVFNRDKLDVIDTEAEHYTLEKLVNALEMSEMTKYKLMRNANRRAALDVLLLSLTRLGRGEH; this comes from the coding sequence TTGTTATTGTCGGCGTCTCAGGATATAAAAACATTGCATTTGCTTGATAACTGTTACCCTAAAAGGAGTTTTTCCATGCACATGTTTTCCCAAATAATAGGGCACAAAAGTTTGATTAGAGGACTGGAACAAGCTGTAGCAACAGGAAGGGTGGCCCATGCTTATCTCTTTTCCGGACAGCATGGAGTAGGTAAAAAAACTACCGCACTCGCTTTGTCAGCCTCACTTCTTTGTGATTTTAACCGGAGTGGGGATGCTTGCGGCAAATGTACAAGTTGCCGTCAACTGGTGAATGGCAACCACCCTGATCTGCATATTATATCTCCTGACGGAGCCAGTATAAAAATTGAACAGATCAGAGACTTGCAGCAGAAAGCCAGGTACAAGTCCTATCAAAATAAGCACCAGATTTTTATAATTGACCAGGCGGAAGGAATGACCAGAGAAGCTGCTAACTGCTTCCTGAAGATTTTGGAGGAACCGCCGGAGCAAACTGTATTTATCTTGATTTCAGCTGAGCCGGAATTGCTGCTGCCGACGGTAATTTCCAGATGTCAGCCGATGTCTTTTAAAGATCTTGGTTTGGAGGAGATTTCCTCATTGCTCATCCAATTATCCGGTGTTAATCAGGAAAAAGCCGGTTTAGCTGCGCAGATGGCACGAGGCAGTATTGGCAGAGCTTTAAGCTACTTTAATGACGATCAACAATATAAACTAAGAGAGCTGGTTATACGCTTGTCCCAAAGTACCAGGCGCTCGGCCATTTCTTTGTTGTTACAAGAAGTTGAAGAGCTTTTGGGTAAAAAAGTAAATATCTTTGAAATGTTGGAAATGCTTTCATTATGGTATCGGGATTTATTAATTTGGAAGTCCTCACATAACGAAAAGCTCGTTTTTAACCGGGACAAGCTGGATGTAATAGATACGGAAGCAGAGCATTATACTTTGGAAAAACTGGTAAACGCTTTGGAAATGTCTGAGATGACCAAATATAAATTAATGCGCAACGCTAACCGGCGTGCGGCACTGGATGTGCTGCTGCTGAGTTTGACCCGTTTAGGAAGAGGGGAGCACTGA
- a CDS encoding PSP1 domain-containing protein yields MPYKVVGVRFKKAGKIYFFEPDGFELSEGDNVIVETARGIEFGQVVSESMEVAEEDIVQPLKKVIRKAEKEDMDQIEINQEKEVRAFQVAEEKIAKHNLPMKLVNVEQTFDGNKIIFYFTADGRIDFRELVKDLAGVFRTRIELRQIGVRDEAKMIGGLGCCGRELCCCSWLSDFVSVSIRMAKEQNLSLNPTKISGICGRLMCCLKYENELYEQERENFPEAGSRVISPDGEGKVTGRNIFKRTVSVELKESKIIKSYPINEVTFKNKE; encoded by the coding sequence ATGCCCTACAAGGTTGTCGGAGTAAGATTTAAAAAGGCGGGAAAGATATATTTTTTTGAGCCTGATGGTTTTGAATTATCTGAAGGTGATAATGTTATTGTGGAAACGGCAAGGGGGATAGAGTTCGGTCAGGTGGTTTCTGAGAGTATGGAGGTGGCTGAGGAAGATATTGTGCAGCCGCTGAAAAAGGTGATTCGCAAGGCTGAAAAAGAAGATATGGACCAGATAGAAATTAATCAGGAAAAAGAAGTAAGGGCCTTTCAGGTAGCTGAAGAGAAAATAGCCAAGCATAACCTGCCGATGAAACTGGTTAATGTAGAACAGACTTTTGACGGGAATAAAATTATTTTCTATTTTACTGCTGACGGGCGGATCGATTTCCGGGAACTGGTCAAGGATTTAGCCGGGGTGTTTCGCACTCGTATCGAATTAAGACAAATCGGAGTACGTGATGAGGCTAAGATGATAGGTGGTTTAGGTTGCTGTGGCCGGGAATTATGTTGTTGCTCCTGGTTATCTGATTTTGTTTCTGTTTCTATTCGCATGGCTAAAGAACAGAATCTGTCGCTTAATCCGACGAAAATCTCAGGTATATGTGGCAGATTGATGTGCTGTTTGAAGTATGAAAATGAACTCTATGAACAGGAGAGAGAAAATTTCCCTGAGGCCGGCAGCAGAGTTATTTCACCTGACGGTGAGGGTAAGGTTACGGGTAGAAATATTTTTAAAAGGACTGTTAGTGTTGAATTGAAAGAAAGTAAAATTATTAAAAGTTATCCAATTAATGAAGTAACTTTTAAGAATAAGGAGTGA
- a CDS encoding initiation-control protein YabA: MLSLAQLMKRSQEKLQELSRDIQELSVRVYALEEENANLRRELALSCYNSEQVNNSAAGDREDVGIGLKNLITIYDRGFHICNLSFGLERSNDCLFCQALLQKSGAEQKNT; the protein is encoded by the coding sequence TTGCTGTCCCTGGCCCAATTAATGAAAAGATCTCAGGAGAAATTACAGGAACTGTCACGAGATATTCAAGAATTATCAGTAAGAGTATATGCCCTTGAGGAGGAAAATGCTAATTTACGGCGTGAATTGGCACTTAGCTGTTATAACAGTGAACAGGTAAATAATAGTGCAGCCGGTGATCGGGAGGATGTTGGGATTGGCTTAAAAAATTTGATCACAATATATGATAGGGGTTTTCATATTTGCAATCTTTCCTTTGGATTGGAAAGATCCAATGACTGTCTTTTTTGTCAGGCGCTTTTGCAAAAAAGCGGTGCGGAGCAAAAGAATACATAA
- the rsmI gene encoding 16S rRNA (cytidine(1402)-2'-O)-methyltransferase produces the protein MSNNAGKLYLCATPIGNLEDITLRVLRVLKEVDLIAAEDTRHTRKLLSHYDIHIPLTSYHRHNIEEKSQFLLTKLLAGEHIALVSDAGMPGISDPGEEMVALAIENGIEVIPLPGASAVIAALVISGFSTRSFMFAGFLPASKKARRDRLIELKKQTETLVFYEAPHRITEMLQDVMHCLGDRRISLSRELTKKFEQTVRGTASEAINSLKTDRPRGEFTVVVEGAGESESGEVADLWGDMTIAEHVELFLLQGLDRKEALKRVAVLRGIPKKEVYSHYVQSKENLLR, from the coding sequence ATGAGTAATAATGCCGGAAAACTATACTTGTGTGCCACTCCCATCGGTAATTTAGAGGATATTACGCTGCGTGTTCTGCGTGTATTAAAGGAAGTTGATCTGATTGCTGCCGAGGATACCAGGCACACCAGAAAGTTACTCAGTCATTATGACATACATATTCCCTTAACCAGCTATCACCGGCATAATATTGAAGAAAAGAGCCAATTTTTGTTAACAAAGCTGCTTGCGGGGGAACATATAGCTTTGGTATCTGATGCGGGCATGCCCGGTATTTCTGATCCCGGTGAGGAAATGGTGGCATTGGCTATAGAAAACGGGATAGAGGTTATTCCTCTGCCCGGAGCATCGGCGGTAATTGCAGCTTTAGTGATATCCGGTTTTTCTACCCGTTCTTTTATGTTTGCCGGTTTTTTGCCTGCTTCCAAAAAGGCGCGACGGGATAGGCTGATTGAATTAAAAAAGCAGACAGAAACACTGGTATTTTACGAGGCGCCGCACCGTATTACCGAAATGCTGCAAGATGTGATGCATTGCTTGGGTGATAGGCGCATTTCACTGTCCAGGGAATTAACCAAAAAATTTGAGCAGACTGTCAGGGGTACTGCCAGTGAGGCAATAAACTCTCTTAAGACTGACAGGCCAAGAGGTGAATTTACGGTTGTAGTGGAAGGCGCGGGAGAGTCGGAAAGTGGAGAGGTTGCCGATTTATGGGGCGATATGACAATTGCCGAACATGTAGAATTGTTTTTATTGCAGGGTCTTGACAGAAAAGAGGCATTGAAAAGGGTGGCTGTTCTTCGAGGTATACCTAAGAAAGAGGTCTATAGTCACTATGTTCAGTCGAAAGAAAATCTTCTAAGATGA
- a CDS encoding AbrB/MazE/SpoVT family DNA-binding domain-containing protein yields the protein MKSTGIVRKVDELGRVVIPIELRRTLGIDEKDALEIYVDHEKIILKKYEPACVFCHNASDVQHYKGKLVCRECATAMFENVKDQAI from the coding sequence TTGAAATCTACAGGTATAGTAAGAAAAGTTGATGAGTTGGGACGGGTGGTAATCCCCATAGAATTGCGTCGAACCTTAGGTATCGATGAAAAAGACGCATTGGAGATCTATGTGGATCATGAAAAAATAATTCTGAAAAAATATGAACCGGCCTGCGTATTTTGTCATAATGCTTCAGATGTGCAGCATTATAAAGGCAAGCTTGTCTGCCGCGAGTGCGCTACTGCTATGTTTGAAAATGTAAAAGATCAAGCTATATAA